A single genomic interval of Canis lupus dingo isolate Sandy chromosome 6, ASM325472v2, whole genome shotgun sequence harbors:
- the TUFM gene encoding elongation factor Tu, mitochondrial — MAATTLLRATPLLSGLGAGPTSLLQGLLRPLKAPALPRLCRGLAVEAKKTYVRDKPHVNVGTIGHVDHGKTTLTAAITKILAEGGGAKFKKYEEIDNAPEERARGITINAAHVEYSTAARHYAHTDCPGHADYVKNMITGTAPLDGCILVVAANDGPMPQTREHLLLARQIGVEHVVVYVNKADAVQDPEMVELVELEIRELLTEFGYKGEETPVIIGSALCALEQRDPELGVKSVQKLLDAVDTYIPVPTRDLEKPFLLPVESIYSIPGRGTVVTGTLERGILKKGDECEFLGHSKNIRTVVTGIEMFHKSLERAEAGDNLGALVRGLKREDLRRGLVMAKPGSIQPHQKVEAQVYILSKEEGGRHKPFVSHFMPVMFSLTWDMACRVILPPGKELAMPGEDLKLSLILRQPMILEKGQRFTLRDGNRTIGTGLVTETPAMTEEDKNLKWS; from the exons ATGGCGGCCACCACCCTGCTGCGCGCGACGCCCCTCTTGAGCG GTCTCGGCGCCGGCCCGACCTCCCTGCTGCAGGGTCTGTTGCGGCCGCTGaaggccccagccctgccccgctTATGCCGTGGCCTGGCCGTGGAGGCCAAGAAGACCTATGTGCGCGACAAGCCCCATGTGAACGTGGGCACCATCGGCCATGTGGACCACGGCAAGACCACACTGACCGCGGCCATCACCAAGA TTTTAGCCGAGGGAGGTGGAGCCAAGTTTAAGAAATATGAAGAGATTGACAATGCCCCTGAAGAACGAGCCCGAGGAATCACAATTAACGCGGCTCACGTCGAGTACAGCACTGCTGCCCGCCACTATGCCCACACAGATTGCCCAGGTCATGCAGATTACGTTAAG AATATGATCACAGGCACCGCCCCTCTCGATGGCTGCATCCTGGTGGTGGCGGCCAATGACGGCCCTATGCCCCAGACCCGAGAGCATCTGCTTCTGGCCAGACAG ATTGGAGTAGAGCATGTTGTGGTGTACGTAAACAAAGCAGATGCTgtccaagaccctgagatggtgGAGCTGGTTGAGCTGGAGATCCGGGAACTGCTCACTGAGTTTGGCTACAAAGGGGAAGAGACCCCCGTCATCATAGGCTCTGCCCTCTGTGCCCTTGAG CAACGAGACCCCGAGCTAGGCGTGAAGTCTGTGCAGAAGCTGCTGGATGCTGTGGACACTTACATCCCAGTACCCACCCGAGACCTGGAGAAGCCTTTCCTGCTGCCTGTAGAGTCCATTTACTCTATTCCTG GCCGGGGCACGGTGGTGACAGGTACACTAGAGCGTGGCATTTTGAAGAAGGGAGATGAGTGTGAGTTCCTGGGACATAGCAAGAACATTCGCACTGTGGTAACAG GTATTGAAATGTTCCACAAGAGTctggagagggcagaggcaggcgACAACCTGGGGGCCCTGGTCCGAGGCTTGAAGCGGGAGGACCTGAGGCGTGGCCTGGTCATGGCTAAGCCAGGATCCATCCAGCCCCACCAGAAGGTGGAGGCACAG GTTTATATCCTCAGCAAAGAAGAGGGTGGCCGCCATAAGCCTTTTGTGTCCCACTTCATGCCTGTCATGTTCTCCCTGACTTGGGACATGGCCTGTCGGGTTATCTTGCCACCAGGGAAG GAGCTTGCTATGCCCGGGGAGGACTTGAAGCTCAGCCTAATCCTGAGGCAGCCCATGATCTTAGAGAAAGGCCAGCGTTTCACCCTGCGAGATGGCAACCGGACCATTGGCACAGGCCTGGTTACCGAGACACCAGCCATGACTGAGGAAGACAAGAACCTCAAGTGGAGTTGA